A stretch of Desulfomonilaceae bacterium DNA encodes these proteins:
- a CDS encoding molybdopterin cofactor-binding domain-containing protein — protein sequence MKDRFNIIGRDVPRTDAEAKARGSAIYTDDMKLPGMLHGQILRSPLAHARIKRIDTSKASALPGVKLVVTGEDTPKIKYGNWRLFPDTQDEYPLAVDKVRFIGDEVAAVAAIDRDTAEEALDLIEVEYEELPAVFDVDSSVLAGAPVIHDYCPTNISVNRKIKYGDVEKGFSECDYIREDTFTVHSVSHAYLEPCSALANIDLDGRITLWTSTQVPYIIQCLLASTLGMRENDIRVVKPFVGGGFGGKMELRAWEFCAAFIARKTGRPVKFTLTREEEFIAGRRRHPMKIHSKVGFKKDGTLVAKDLKIQLDGGAYNAMGPTATFLCGNFGAMLYRYPNYRFHGEHVYTNKPPASAMRGFGAPQSLYATEIQMNMAAEELGIDPIDLRLKNAQVSGDEIPDVAVISSCGFIESIKAVAEMSGWKEKRKNLPTGRGIGIGCYSFISGGVFNWFNTQYPFSAAEVRVFSDGTAHLLTMASDIGQGSDTVLKQILAEELGLEMEDIRITSADTSMTPQADLGSWGSRVTLMAGNAVIDAAKKIKEELFGAVSARYNLNVIHEIECKNGRVQAKSKPDYGLSFGEAVAMAQKARRGEPLVARGSYTPRGKGLVTPAFGFGAQVAEVEVDKLTGLVEVKNMWTAHDCGIVINPRSVEGQLAGSIQMGLGYALSEQFVMDGGKTLNTSFVDYKMPTATDMPPSEVVHVDTYEPEGPMGAKECGEGLASPTAPAISDAVYHATGYRCMDLPITPEKILAGPKNPR from the coding sequence ATGAAAGATCGATTCAATATTATTGGAAGAGATGTTCCGAGGACGGACGCTGAAGCCAAAGCAAGAGGGTCCGCCATATATACCGATGATATGAAGCTGCCAGGAATGCTTCATGGACAGATATTGAGGAGTCCATTGGCCCATGCCCGAATCAAGCGTATCGATACGAGTAAGGCGTCTGCGCTCCCAGGGGTAAAGCTTGTGGTGACAGGGGAAGACACACCCAAGATCAAATATGGTAACTGGAGGCTATTTCCGGACACTCAGGATGAGTATCCACTGGCAGTGGACAAGGTTCGATTTATAGGGGACGAGGTGGCGGCGGTAGCCGCGATCGACAGAGACACGGCGGAAGAAGCTTTGGATCTTATCGAAGTGGAATACGAAGAACTACCCGCAGTCTTTGACGTTGATTCTTCCGTTCTAGCCGGAGCCCCTGTGATTCATGATTACTGCCCCACCAATATCAGCGTTAACCGCAAGATCAAGTATGGAGATGTGGAAAAGGGGTTCTCTGAATGCGACTATATCAGGGAAGACACCTTTACTGTGCACTCTGTCAGTCACGCCTACCTTGAGCCATGTTCCGCTCTGGCCAACATTGATCTGGACGGTCGGATCACACTTTGGACGTCCACTCAAGTTCCTTACATCATTCAGTGTTTACTGGCGTCAACATTAGGCATGAGGGAAAACGACATCCGGGTGGTCAAGCCTTTCGTCGGTGGCGGTTTTGGCGGGAAGATGGAATTAAGGGCATGGGAATTTTGCGCCGCGTTCATCGCCAGGAAAACCGGTCGTCCTGTAAAGTTTACTCTTACCAGAGAAGAAGAGTTCATTGCGGGTAGGCGCAGACACCCTATGAAGATCCATTCCAAGGTGGGATTCAAAAAGGATGGTACCCTGGTAGCCAAAGACTTGAAAATTCAACTTGACGGCGGGGCGTACAATGCCATGGGACCAACCGCCACCTTTCTGTGCGGTAACTTCGGAGCCATGCTCTATCGCTATCCAAACTACAGATTCCACGGTGAACACGTGTATACCAATAAGCCGCCTGCGAGCGCAATGCGAGGTTTCGGCGCGCCTCAATCGCTTTACGCCACAGAAATCCAGATGAATATGGCCGCGGAGGAATTGGGGATTGATCCTATTGATCTAAGGCTGAAGAACGCCCAGGTTAGTGGAGATGAAATTCCCGATGTAGCCGTGATTTCGAGTTGTGGGTTCATTGAATCCATAAAAGCGGTGGCAGAGATGAGCGGATGGAAAGAAAAACGCAAAAATCTCCCTACGGGTCGAGGTATAGGCATAGGTTGTTACAGTTTTATTTCGGGAGGCGTCTTTAACTGGTTCAACACTCAATATCCATTTTCCGCCGCCGAAGTTCGCGTGTTTTCTGATGGCACGGCCCATCTTCTGACCATGGCCTCGGACATTGGACAGGGGTCTGATACGGTCCTGAAACAGATCCTTGCGGAAGAATTAGGGCTGGAGATGGAAGACATCAGGATCACCTCCGCTGATACATCGATGACCCCCCAGGCGGATCTGGGTTCATGGGGAAGCCGTGTCACGCTGATGGCCGGCAACGCCGTGATAGACGCGGCGAAAAAGATCAAGGAAGAATTGTTCGGGGCTGTGTCTGCGCGTTACAATCTCAATGTGATTCATGAGATCGAGTGTAAGAATGGCCGGGTGCAGGCTAAGTCGAAGCCCGACTATGGCCTGTCATTTGGAGAAGCCGTAGCCATGGCGCAGAAGGCAAGGAGAGGGGAGCCTCTAGTCGCTCGTGGTTCGTATACCCCCAGGGGAAAAGGGCTTGTGACGCCTGCTTTTGGTTTTGGGGCACAGGTGGCGGAAGTGGAGGTCGACAAGCTGACTGGTCTGGTTGAGGTGAAGAACATGTGGACAGCCCATGACTGTGGAATCGTGATCAACCCGAGAAGTGTCGAGGGTCAGCTAGCGGGTTCCATCCAGATGGGACTGGGGTACGCCCTTTCAGAGCAATTCGTCATGGATGGAGGAAAGACCCTCAATACGAGTTTTGTAGACTACAAAATGCCTACAGCCACTGATATGCCTCCGAGCGAGGTGGTCCATGTTGACACATATGAACCGGAGGGACCCATGGGAGCTAAAGAGTGCGGAGAAGGACTCGCTTCTCCTACGGCGCCGGCTATCTCTGACGCCGTGTACCATGCCACTGGTTACCGATGCATGGACTTACCTATAACTCCGGAGAAAATCCTGGCCGGTCCAAAGAATCCGAGATAG